From Temnothorax longispinosus isolate EJ_2023e unplaced genomic scaffold, Tlon_JGU_v1 HiC_scaffold_27, whole genome shotgun sequence, the proteins below share one genomic window:
- the LOC139824111 gene encoding uncharacterized protein: MADILSIGGEPIFDERIVGIETHTYNPYVNTTFGHNDEIRIPIQQQDLYMLPCDSFLYVEGRLNDDGVTNEEQYAKLVNNCVAFMFDEIRYELDGVEIDRCRNVGITSTIKNYVSLTIERARRLQNAGWSYPTSESNLNNASHQFNFCVPLNILLGFCEDYRRVVINARHELILIRSRSDHNCVVDPKKIVPRDPAKDPKITLLKVQWRMPHVALNDVTKLSLLRTLESGRFLSAGFRSWELYEFPLLQSTTKHSWAVKAAPQLEKPRYVIFALQTGRRNEFAGDASRFDHCALANVKLYLNSEFYPYDDVNVDFESDKFAVLYEMYAKFRGAYYGDSRDDALFSPREIARVAPLAVIDCSRQNESVKSATVDVRIEFENKENVPPKTTAFCLIVHDRVIEYSPLTNVVRKII; this comes from the coding sequence ATGGCCGACATCCTGAGTATCGGCGGTGAGCCGATCTTCGACGAGCGCATCGTCGGAATCGAGACTCACACGTATAACCCGTACGTCAACACGACATTCGGGCACAAcgacgagatacgaatacCCATACAGCAGCAGGATCTGTATATGCTGCCGTGCGACAGTTTCCTGTACGTCGAGGGACGACTCAACGACGACGGCGTGACGAATGAGGAACAATACGCGAAATTAGTCAACAACTGCGTCGCGTTTATGTTCGACGAAATTCGATACGAACTCGACGGCGTGGAGATCGACCGGTGTAGAAACGTCGGCATAACCAGCACGATAAAGAACTACGTGTCGCTGACCATCGAACGAGCCAGAAGACTGCAGAACGCCGGATGGAGTTATCCGACGAGCGAATCGAATCTGAACAACGCGTCCCATCAATTCAACTTTTGCGTACCTTTGAATATTCTTTTGGGTTTCTGCGAGGACTACAGACGCGTGGTGATAAACGCGCGACACGAGCTTATCCTGATACGCTCTCGTAGCGACCACAACTGCGTCGTAGATCCGAAGAAGATCGTGCCGAGAGATCCGGCGAAGGATCCTAAAATTACGTTGCTGAAGGTGCAATGGCGTATGCCTCACGTGGCGCTAAACGACGTGACTAAATTATCGCTGTTGCGAACGTTGGAGAGCGGACGATTTCTGAGCGCGGGCTTTCGCTCTTGGGAATTGTACGAATTTCCCCTGCTGCAGAGCACGACCAAGCATTCGTGGGCCGTGAAAGCCGCGCCGCAATTGGAGAAGCCGCGATACGTCATATTCGCGCTGCAGACCGGACGGCGAAACGAATTCGCGGGCGACGCCTCGAGGTTTGATCATTGCGCGCTCGCCAACGTGAAATTGTATCTCAACTCGGAATTCTATCCCTACGACGATGTGAACGTGGATTTCGAGAGCGACAAGTTCGCCGTGCTGTACGAGATGTACGCGAAATTTCGAGGAGCGTACTACGGGGACAGTCGCGACGACGCGCTCTTCTCCCCGCGTGAAATCGCGCGGGTAGCTCCGCTCGCGGTGATCGATTGTTCCCGTCAAAACGAATCGGTGAAGAGCGCCACCGTGGACGTGCGCATCGAGTTCGAAAACAAGGAAAACGTTCCGCCGAAAACCACCGCCTTTTGTCTCATCGTTCACGATCGCGTCATCGAGTACAGTCCGCTGACCaacgtggtgcgcaaaattatttaa